Part of the Clostridiales bacterium genome is shown below.
ACAGTTATGCCAGTGATAGGGAATGTTAATATAGATAGGCAGATAAAGAAACTAAAGACCAAGCCTAATATATTAGTGGGATCACCTGGCCGAATACTTGAGTTAATCAAGAAAAGAAAGATAACGGCACATACTGTAAAAACTATAGTTATAGATGAGGTAGATAGATTATTGGATAAGAATAATGTTGATATGGTGTTGGCCATTATAAAAAGCACACTAAAAGAAAGGCAAATAATGTGTTTTTCTGCCACGCTAGGGAAGGTTACTATGGAGATTGTGAAAGAAATAACAAAGAATTTGCAAATTGTAGAATGTGGCGAAGATACAAGTGTGCCAAAGGAGATAGAACATAGATATTTTGAGGTAGATGCTAGAAAGAAAGTTGAATTGTTTAGAAAGATAGTTAGTGCAATGGACATTGACAAATGTATTGTGTTTGTTGATCCTAGTCCAGATATAGAACTTATAACTAATAAGCTTAAGTTTCATAAAATAAATGCAGAGAGTATACACGGTAATAACATAAAGCTTGATAGGAAAAAAACTTTAAGTGATTTTAGAAGTGGCAAACTTAAATTTTTGATTGCATCTGACATTGCAGCAAGAGGATTAGATATAGGCGATGTTACTCATATAATTAATTTTAATCTGCAAAATGATATAAAAAGTTATATTCATAGAGCGGGGAGAACTGGCAGGAATGGCAAAGGTGGAGTTATTATATCATTGGTTACACCAAAGGAATTGATGGTACTAAGAAAGCATGCAAAAACTATGAATATTAAATTAATAGCAAGTGATGTATACAAAGGGAAAATAATAAATAAAGGAGAAAGATAACAATGAAAAATCCGCAAGTAATAATTGAAATGGAATCGGGCAATAATATAGTGGTAGAATTATATCCAGAGATCGCACCAAATACAGTAAATAATTTTATATCTTTAGTGCAAAAAAATTTTTATGATGGATTAATATTTCATAGAGTAATACCGGGTTTTATGATACAGGGAGGATGCCCAGATGGGACAGGTATGGGAGGCCCTGGTTATTCAATAAAAGGTGAGTTTACAAATAACGGTTTTGAAAACAAGTTAGAGCATGACAGAGGCGTTATATCTATGGCAAGAAGCTATTTACCAGATTCACAAGGATCACAGTTTTTTATAATGACAAAGAGAGCACCTCATTTAGACGGAGAGTATGCTGCATTTGGAAAAGTTATAGAAGGTATGGATGAAGTAGATAAAATTGTATCTGCTGATAGGGATTATAACGACAAACCATATAAAGATCAAGTGATGGTAAGAGTTACAGTTGATACTTTCGGGAAAGAGTATGGAGAACCTAAAAAAGTGTAGAAATACATGTGTTATAGAAGTTTTTGGGTATTGACTAATATTTTTTAGTGTAGTAGCATATTGTAGTGTATGTTACTACTTTTAAGGTAAGCTAAAGGGAAGGAAAATAAAAATGTTAGAAATAATAAAAGCGATGATTTTAGGTATAATACAGGGTATAACTGAGTGGTTACCAATAAGTAGCACAGGTCATATGATATTGTTTGATGAATTTGTGCCAATGAATGTAACTGGGAAATTTAAAGAGTTATTCTTGGTTGTTGTACAGTTAGGATCAATAATGGCTGTTGTGATTTTGTTTTGGAGTAAGCTAAATCCGTTTTTGAGATCTAAAAGCAAGCAAGAAAAAATAGATACATATAGCCTGTGGTTTAAAGTTGCAGTGTCTAGTATACCTGCTATTGTGGCAGGATTGTTTTTGGATAAGTACATTGATCGACTTTATAATCCTATAACAGTTGCTGTTTCGCTTATAATATATGGAGTACTATTTATAATAATAGAAAACATGAAGAAGACAGAAAGAGCAACCAATATAAGCGATTTAAGTTATAAGATGGCATTTATTATAGGTTTATTTCAGGCATTGGCGTTGATACCGGGAACATCTAGATCGGGCTCTACAATTATTGGTGCATTATTATTAGGAGCATCAAGATCTGTAGCCTCAGAATTTACATTTTTTTTGGCTATTCCGATAATGTTTGGGGCAAGTATTTTAAAGGTTTTAAAATACGGTTTAGTATTTAGTTCATTGGAGGTTTTAATACTTTTAGTTGGATCATTAGTAGCGTTTATTGTGTCAGTGTTCGTGATACAGTTTTTAATGAGGTTTATAAAAAAGCATGATTTTAAAATATTTGGCTATTATCGGATTGTATTGGGGATTTTGATATTAATTTATTTTTCTTGTTTAGCTAGATGATGGAGCATATTTGTACTTTTTTTATTTAGTGTGATATAATTCAATTGGAAACGTTGTTTATTTATCATATGAAAGGCTAGGTGATAGCAGGACGAATTTAGTAACTACATTGTGTTCATGGGGGAATGTATATGTCGATAAAAACAATTGGAGTATTAACGAGCGGAGGAGACGCTCCGGGAATGAATGCCACATTAAGGGCAGTAGTTCGATCGGGGATAGGTAATGGGTTCCACGTTATGGGTATAAAAAAAGGGTATCATGGTCTTTTACGTGGTGATATGGAAGAGATGACATTAAGGTCAGTATCTGATATAATAAACAGAGGTGGTACGATTCTTCAAACGGCGAGATCGACTGAATTTATGACAAAAGAAGGAATAACTAAGGCTATAGATATATGTAAGGTGTTTTCAGTGGATGTTATAGTGGTTATCGGAGGAGATGGATCTTTTAGAGGAGCAAAAGATTTGTGTGATGCAGGCATGCCAGTTATAGGGATACCGGGAACTATAGATAATGACATAGGTTGTACCGATTATACTATAGGATTTGATACTGCACTAAACACAGTAAAGGATGCAGTAGATAAAATAAGAGATACTGCATTTTCGCATGA
Proteins encoded:
- a CDS encoding DEAD/DEAH box helicase; the encoded protein is MKSTGINDSLVEALKKENILVPTKVQSEVIPKALCNLDIVARSNTGTGKTLAYLLPIFEKHRYEDKVMQAIILTPTHELAIQVVRWIERLSQNSDNYLTVMPVIGNVNIDRQIKKLKTKPNILVGSPGRILELIKKRKITAHTVKTIVIDEVDRLLDKNNVDMVLAIIKSTLKERQIMCFSATLGKVTMEIVKEITKNLQIVECGEDTSVPKEIEHRYFEVDARKKVELFRKIVSAMDIDKCIVFVDPSPDIELITNKLKFHKINAESIHGNNIKLDRKKTLSDFRSGKLKFLIASDIAARGLDIGDVTHIINFNLQNDIKSYIHRAGRTGRNGKGGVIISLVTPKELMVLRKHAKTMNIKLIASDVYKGKIINKGER
- a CDS encoding peptidylprolyl isomerase: MKNPQVIIEMESGNNIVVELYPEIAPNTVNNFISLVQKNFYDGLIFHRVIPGFMIQGGCPDGTGMGGPGYSIKGEFTNNGFENKLEHDRGVISMARSYLPDSQGSQFFIMTKRAPHLDGEYAAFGKVIEGMDEVDKIVSADRDYNDKPYKDQVMVRVTVDTFGKEYGEPKKV
- a CDS encoding undecaprenyl-diphosphate phosphatase; translation: MLEIIKAMILGIIQGITEWLPISSTGHMILFDEFVPMNVTGKFKELFLVVVQLGSIMAVVILFWSKLNPFLRSKSKQEKIDTYSLWFKVAVSSIPAIVAGLFLDKYIDRLYNPITVAVSLIIYGVLFIIIENMKKTERATNISDLSYKMAFIIGLFQALALIPGTSRSGSTIIGALLLGASRSVASEFTFFLAIPIMFGASILKVLKYGLVFSSLEVLILLVGSLVAFIVSVFVIQFLMRFIKKHDFKIFGYYRIVLGILILIYFSCLAR
- the pfkA gene encoding 6-phosphofructokinase, yielding MYMSIKTIGVLTSGGDAPGMNATLRAVVRSGIGNGFHVMGIKKGYHGLLRGDMEEMTLRSVSDIINRGGTILQTARSTEFMTKEGITKAIDICKVFSVDVIVVIGGDGSFRGAKDLCDAGMPVIGIPGTIDNDIGCTDYTIGFDTALNTVKDAVDKIRDTAFSHERCSVVEVMGRHAGYIALNVALATGAEVALIPERDFDLNSDIIKPIIEGRNRGKKHYIVIVAEGVGRATEIATDITKMSGVEARATVLGHIQRGGSPTARDRVMAGIMGGHAVDLLKEGKVNRIVAMQKGRVTDMDIKEALQMKKDFDDSLMDLNKLLAL